The stretch of DNA TGACGATCGGCCAGTACCTGCAGCCGACCCGCAAGCACCACAAGATCGAGAAGTTCGTGACGCCGGATGAATTCAAGTCCTACGAAACCGTCGCCTACACCAAGGGCTTCCTAATGGTGGCATCGAGCCCGCTCACCCGCTCTTCGCACCACGCCGGCGACGATTTCACCCGACTGAGGGCGGCACGCGAAAAGAAGCTGCTGATGGCGGTGGAATAATCAACGAAGGCTTGCATTTTCTGAAAGCCGCGGCGATCGTCCCGCGGCTTTTTCTTTGGAGGATGCCATGGCCTGGTTGAGCGATGTCAGGGATGCCGCCCACCGGCTGAAGACGGCTGATCGCGTACTCGTCATTGGCTGCTCCGGCGGCGGCAAGACCACGCTTGCGCGGACGATCGCAACGCGCTTCAGCCTGCCCTTCATTTCCATGGATCGCGAGTTCTTCTGGCTGCCGGGCTGGGTCGCACGCGCACGGCCGGAGCAGCGGGCGTTGATAGCCGAACGGATCAAGCGAGATCGCTGGATCATGGACGGAACCAACACGTCGAGCTTTGATCTCCGGCTGCCGCGGACCGATATCGTCCTATGGGTCCGCATGCCGCGTCTGATATGCGTTTGGGGCGCCGTCAGCCGCTGGCTGAAGTGGATTGGGCGTACACGGCCGGAAATGACGCCGGGCTGCCCGGAGAAGGTCGATCTCGAATTCCTGCGCTACATCTGGAATTTCGAAAAGAAGCATTCGCCCATGGTTCTCGCCGCCATGGCCGCCCACGGCCCCGATGTCCCGGTTCTCCAGCTAAAATCACGCCATCAGATGCGCGAGCTTCTTGATCTTCTCGGTTCTCCCGCTTAACTGCCGATCATGCCGCAATTCGAAACGCATCACCGCGTCCCGCACTCCGCCGATCAGATGTTCGCCCTCGTGGCCGATGTGGAACGCTATCCGGAATTCCTGCCGCTCTGCGAAGCCTTGAGCATCCGCAGCTGCAAGGAGCGCGACGGCAAGATTTTGCTGATTGCCGACATGACCGTCGGCTACAAGGCGATCCGCGAGACCTTCACCACGCAGGTGCTGCTCAACAAGGCGGAGCGCTTCATCGACGTCAAATATATCGACGGGCCGTTCCGGTATCTCGATAATCGCTGGCGCTTTGAGGAGGCCGTCGGTGACGGCTGTACCATCCATTTCTTCATCGACTACGAGTTCAAGAGTCGCATCCTCGGTGCGCTGATGGGCTCGATGTTCGACCGCGCCTTCCGCATGTTTTCCGAGGCCTTCGAAAAGAGGGCGGAAGCGATCTACCGATAGCCGTCAGAAGGCCGTGTCCTGACAGCCTTACCGATCGAAGAAGTGATAGAAGTACCGATTTGCCGGATAGGCATATGCCCCCCGATCAATAAAGTTGCGCCGGGACAGGCAACTTCTCAGGGCCGCGTTGTAAACGAGGCTGTACCGGTTGGGCGACCCTCTTCGCCAGGACATCGCCTCGTACTGGCAATATCCAAGCGCACGGTCGTATTTAGCCAGCAAGACAGGGTCGGAATCGACGCGGATTCCATGATATGTCTGATAGTTTGACGGTGCCTCGGCAGCCGATACGCAGCCCAGGCTCAAAGCAACTCCCATTGCGGCCAGATATCTCATCGACGTAACCCCTTGCGGAATGAAATCCGGCATAGGAACGGGCGCCAGTGCTCTTTGTTCCAAGCGCAGGATTAGGCGCGGTTTTCCTGGAGTTCGATCAGCATTTCCAGCGCGGTCTGTACGGTTGCAAGACGCACCTTGTCGCGGCCGATATCGCCATAGAGCATCTTGCGGCGGATGAGGGCGCCGGTGCGCGATTTCGCCGCCAGATGAACCAGTCCGACCGGCTTTTGCGGCGAGCCCCCGCTCGGCCCGGCAATCCCCGTCACGGCGACCGCGACGTCGGCGCGGGAGCGGAAAAGGGCGCCGTGCGCCATCTGCAGCGCAGTCTCCTCGGAAACGGCGCCGAAGCTTTCGAGTGTGCGTTCCTGAACGCCGAGCATCTCGATCTTGGCGGTATTGGTATATGTGACGAAACCGCGATCGACGACCGCCGAGGAGCCGGAGATTTCGGTGAGCGCGCCGGCGATCAGCCCCCCGGTGCAGGATTCAGCAGTTGAGATCATTTTCTTTGCCGTCGTGAAATCGCGCACGATGGTCTCCGCGAGCGAGAGAATGTCGGCGGTGAACATACTTACCCCTTTGCTCGGCGATAGACGACGGTCGCGGTTGCGATCGCCGCAATGCCCTCGCGGCGGCCGACAAAGCCGATCGTCTCGTTCGTCGTGGCCTTCACTGAGCAGCGGTCGATCGAGATATCCAGAAATTTGGAGAGATTGGTCCGCATCGCGTCGCGGTGCGGGCCGACTTTCGGCGCTTCGGCAATCAGCGAGACGTCGGCATTCATGATCGTGCCGCCGCGATCGCGCACGATCTTCGCCGCATGTTCGAGGAAGATGCGCGAGGGGGCACCCTTCCATTGTGGGTCCGAAGGCGGAAAGTGATCGCCGATATCGCCTGCGCCGCAGGTGGCAAGCAGCGCGTCCGTCAGGGCATGCAGCGCGACGTCCGCATCCGAATGGCCCTTGAGCCGCTGGTCGTGCGGGATGAAGACGCCGCAGAGCGTGACCCCATCGCCGGCTTCCAATTGATGCACATCATAGCCGTTGCCGGTGCGCACGTCGGGCAGCTGCGATGACGAAAGCCGGTCGTCGGCAAGGGCGATATCCCGTTTGACCGTCAGTTTCACGTTGTCGGCAGCACCTTCGACGATCGTCACGGGAATCCCCGCCCATTCGGCGATTGATGCGTCGTCTGTGAAATCCGTGCGGCCGATCTCGCTTGCCTTTTCATGCGCCGAGAGGATGGTGTCATAGACGAAGGATTGCGGCGTCTGGGCTGCGAAAAGATGCTCGCGCGACACCGTTTCCAGAACCGTGCCCGTACCGTCAGCCCGCTTCAGCGTGTCGGCAACAGGTATTGCGGGCAGGACCGCCGGCGCGCCGCCGGCCAGTGAATCGGCAATGCGATCGAGAAGCTGGTGGTCGAAGAAGGGGCGAACGGCGTCATGAATGAGGACATGCGTAATGCCCTTGTTTTTCAGGTGCCTTAGTCCGGCGAGAACAGACTGCTGTCGCGTTGCACCGCCGTGAACGGCTTCGATCGGCGTGGCGGACAGCACCTGGCGAAATGCCTTTGCCACCAGCGCGTCGTCGTCGGGATGGATGACGACGACGATGTGGGCGGCGTGCTCCCATGTCATGAAGTTTTCAAGCGTATGCGTGATAACCGGCTTTCCGCCGATTAACCGGTATTGCTTCGGACCTTCCTCATGCGAGCCCGCCCGCTCGCCGCGGCCGGCAGCAACGATGACAATTCCAGCCGAGATCGGTTGCTTCGAATGCATTTGCGGCATAAATCCCTAAAAATGTGCGGAAAGCGGCGTGACTGCTCTATCGCCTTCGCGGTCCGCTTTCCAGCATCTGCCCAAAAAATATCAATTCTCACCGAAGCCTCTTGGCAAGCCCCCTTAGTATGGCTAAAAATAGTGCAGCAGTTTCGTGTGCCTGAAAGATAATCAATTGCATCCAGTAAATCTTGCGGCGCCCTTGCAGATCGGAAATGTCTCCGTGCGCAACCGCGTTGTGCTGGCGCCGATGTCCGGCGTCACCGACATGCCCTTCAGGCAACTCGCCTGGCGCCATGGCGCAGGCCTGGTTGTAACCGAGATGGTAGCGAGCAGGGAGCTCGTGAACAATTCGGCCGAATCATGGTCGCGACTGAGGGCTGCCGGCTTCAAGCCGCATATGGTGCAGCTCGCCGGCCGAGAGGCGCATTGGATGGCGCAGGCGGCCAAGATCGCGGCCGATAGCGGCGCCGACATCATCGACATCAACATGGGTTGTCCGGCCAAGAAGGTGATCGGCGGCTATTCCGGCTCGGCGCTGATGCGCGATCCGGATCATGCGCTGAGCCTTATCGAGGCGACCGTGAAGGCGGTCGATGTTCCGGTGACGCTGAAGATGCGGCTCGGCTGGGACGACAATTCGATTAATGCACCAGAGATCGCCAAGCGTGCTGAAGATGCAGGGGTAAAGCTGATCACCATTCATGGCCGTACGCGGATGCAGTTTTACGAAGGCAAGGCGAATTGGGACGCGATCCGCGCCGTTCGCAACGCAATTTCGGTTCCGCTGATCGCAAACGGCGATGTCGACACACAGGCAGATGCGCAGGAGATCCTTCGCCGCTCGGGCGCTGATGTGGTGATGATCGGGCGGGGTTGTCAGGGGCGGCCATGGCATGCAGGCGTGCTGGCTGGAGCACCCGCGCCGTCGCCGGAGAAAATACCGGACATTGCCGTCGAGCACTACGAAATGATGCTGGATTTCTATGGCGAGGCGACGGCTATCCGCCATGCCCGCAAGCACCTCGGCTGGTATCTGGAGCGTTTCGCACCGTTGCTGCCGGTTTCGCAGAAGGCGGCAATCATGACATCGCATACACGGGCAGAAGTAGTCTCGCGCCTTCGCGATGCGCTGGCGGCCGGTTTGGAAATTTCAAAAAGCCGGGAGGCGGCATGATGGACAAGGTTCAAGCCGATCATACCGGCGGCGTTGCGATGGCAGTGCTGAACGCGATCCAGAATCCGGTGGTGATGGTCGACGAGGCGGGCTTGATCGCCTTCGCGAACTGGGAGGCGGAATCGTTTTTCGGCGCTAGCGCGTCGCACCTTGCCCGCTACAAGATTTCCACCTTCATTCCGTTCGGAAGCCCGCTACTGGCCCTGATCGATCAGGTGCGGGAGCGCAGGGCGCCCGTCAACGAATACCGCGTCGACCTGAGTTCGCCCCGTCTTGGCCAGGACAAGCTGGTCGATATCTACGTCGCGCCGGTGATCAGCGAGCCCGGTTCCGTCGTCGTGGTGTTCCAGGAGCGTTCGATGGCCGACAAGATCGACCGTCAGCTGACGCACCGGGCGGCCGCCCGGTCGGTGACGGGCCTTGCGTCCATGCTCGCCCACGAAATCAAGAATCCGCTCTCCGGCATTCGTGGTGCCGCCCAGCTTCTCGAGCAGTCGGTCGTCGATGAGGACCGCGCGCTGACGAGGCTCATCTGCGACGAGACCGACCGCATCGTGTCGCTGGTCGATCGCATGGAGGTCTTCTCAGACGAACGTCCTGTCGATCGTCTGCCCGTCAACATCCATTCGGTGCTCGACCATGTGAAGGCGGTGGCAAAGGCAGGCTTTGCCCGGCACGTCCGCATCACCGAGAATTACGATCCGTCGCTGCCTGCAGTTTACGCCAACCGCGATCAGCTCGTGCAGGTCTTCCTCAACCTCGTGAAGAATGCAGCCGAAGCAGTCGGAGACCGGCAGGACGGCGAGATCATGCTGACGACGGCCTATCGCCCCGGCATCCGCCTTTCTGTCGCCGGAACGCGCGAAAAAATCTCGCTGCCGCTGGAGTTCTGCGTGCAAGACAACGGTCCTGGCGTGCCGTCCGACTTGCTGCCGCATCTCTTCGATCCGTTCATCACCACGAAGACGAACGGCAGCGGCCTCGGCCTTGCACTGGTCGCCAAGATCATCGGCGATCACGGCGGCATCATCGAATGCGACAGCCAGAACAACAAGACGACGTTCCGCGTCCTTATGCCGGCTTCCAAGGATGCTTCGGCCGATGATGCGGCAATTGCAAACCCAACAGGAACTTCTCGATGACAGCAACGATCCTCGTCGCGGATGATGACGCGGCCATCCGTACCGTGCTAAACCAGGCGCTCAGCCGTGCAGGTTATGATGTTCGCATCACCTCCAATGCCGCCACGCTCTGGCGCTGGGTTTCGGCTGGCGAGGGCGATCTGGTCGTAACGGACGTGGTGATGCCGGACGAGAATGCCTTCGATCTGCTGCCGAGAATTAAGAAGGCTCGTCCCGAGCTGCCGGTGCTCGTCATGAGCGCGCAGAACACATTCATGACGGCCATCAAAGCCTCTGAGAAGGGCGCTTACGACTATCTTCCAAAGCCCTTCGACCTGACGGAACTCATCGGCATTATCGGTCGCGCGCTGGCGGAGCCGAAAAAGAAGCCAGCCAAGCTCGACGAAGACATGCAGGACGGCATGCCGCTTGTCGGCCGTTCCGCGGCCATGCAGGAAATCTATCGCGTCCTCGCCCGCCTGATGCAGACCGACCTGACGCTGATGATCACGGGTGAATCCGGTACCGGCAAGGAACTTGTGGCCCGCGCGTTGCACGATTACGGCAAGCGCCGCAACGGACCGTTTGTGGCGATCAACATGGCGGCCATCCCTCGTGACCTCATCGAATCCGAGCTCTTCGGCCACGAAAAGGGTGCCTTTACCGGGGCGCAGACCCGTTCCACCGGCCGCTTCGAACAGGCCGAAGGCGGCACGCTCTTCCTCGATGAAATCGGCGACATGCCGATGGACGCACAAACGCGTCTTTTGCGCGTCCTGCAGCAGGGCGAATATACGACTGTCGGCGGGCGTACGCCGATCCGCACGGACGTCCGCATCGTCGCGGCGACCAACAAGGATCTGAAGCAGGCGATCAACCAGGGGCTCTTCCGCGAGGACCTCTATTACCGCTTGAACGTCGTCCCGCTACGGCTTCCGCCGTTGCGCGACCGCGCCGAGGATATTCCGGACCTGGTTCGGCACTTCATCCAGCAGGCCGAAAAGGAAGGGCTCGGTACCAAGCGGTTTGACCAGGAAGCTATCGAGCTGATGAAGGCCTACGCCTGGCCGGGCAATGTGCGCGAGTTGGAGAACCTTATCCGCCGCTTGGTGGCACTTTATCCACAGGACGTGATCACGCGCGAGATAATCGAAGCCGAGCTTCGTTCCGACGTGCCGGACAGCCCGATCGACAAGGGGCCGATCCGTGCAGGATCAATGACGATTGCCCAGGCAGTGGAAGAAAACATGCGGACTTATTTCGCAAGTTTCGGCGATAATCTGCCGCCTCCGGGCCTTTACGACCGGGTGCTGACGGAACTGGAATATCCGCTGATCCTCGCCGCATTGACGGCCACGCGTGGCAACCAGATCAAAGCGGCGGATTTGCTCGGACTCAACCGCAATACGCTGCGCAAAAAGATCCGCGAACTCGGCGTCTCCGTTTACAGAAGCTCTCGAACAGCTTGACAAGGCTGCAGGCCGCGTTGCATTTTCGCCACAATGCGTTGCTTAAAGGTCACGCATAGGGTTTGGACTTCGCCATCGCATCGAGACTGCTGAAGCTCATGTTTCAGGCTGTCCGGCGCCGTTTCAGCAGAAGGCTGAGACGCCGGGGGCTTTGCATGCATGGCGATCATATCCAGTCGATGAACCGTGACATACCGGCTTCTGCCGCTTGGAGTGATGACT from Rhizobium sp. 007 encodes:
- a CDS encoding AAA family ATPase, whose product is MAWLSDVRDAAHRLKTADRVLVIGCSGGGKTTLARTIATRFSLPFISMDREFFWLPGWVARARPEQRALIAERIKRDRWIMDGTNTSSFDLRLPRTDIVLWVRMPRLICVWGAVSRWLKWIGRTRPEMTPGCPEKVDLEFLRYIWNFEKKHSPMVLAAMAAHGPDVPVLQLKSRHQMRELLDLLGSPA
- a CDS encoding type II toxin-antitoxin system RatA family toxin codes for the protein MPQFETHHRVPHSADQMFALVADVERYPEFLPLCEALSIRSCKERDGKILLIADMTVGYKAIRETFTTQVLLNKAERFIDVKYIDGPFRYLDNRWRFEEAVGDGCTIHFFIDYEFKSRILGALMGSMFDRAFRMFSEAFEKRAEAIYR
- a CDS encoding CinA family protein yields the protein MFTADILSLAETIVRDFTTAKKMISTAESCTGGLIAGALTEISGSSAVVDRGFVTYTNTAKIEMLGVQERTLESFGAVSEETALQMAHGALFRSRADVAVAVTGIAGPSGGSPQKPVGLVHLAAKSRTGALIRRKMLYGDIGRDKVRLATVQTALEMLIELQENRA
- a CDS encoding bifunctional 2-C-methyl-D-erythritol 4-phosphate cytidylyltransferase/2-C-methyl-D-erythritol 2,4-cyclodiphosphate synthase, with translation MPQMHSKQPISAGIVIVAAGRGERAGSHEEGPKQYRLIGGKPVITHTLENFMTWEHAAHIVVVIHPDDDALVAKAFRQVLSATPIEAVHGGATRQQSVLAGLRHLKNKGITHVLIHDAVRPFFDHQLLDRIADSLAGGAPAVLPAIPVADTLKRADGTGTVLETVSREHLFAAQTPQSFVYDTILSAHEKASEIGRTDFTDDASIAEWAGIPVTIVEGAADNVKLTVKRDIALADDRLSSSQLPDVRTGNGYDVHQLEAGDGVTLCGVFIPHDQRLKGHSDADVALHALTDALLATCGAGDIGDHFPPSDPQWKGAPSRIFLEHAAKIVRDRGGTIMNADVSLIAEAPKVGPHRDAMRTNLSKFLDISIDRCSVKATTNETIGFVGRREGIAAIATATVVYRRAKG
- the dusB gene encoding tRNA dihydrouridine synthase DusB, which gives rise to MCLKDNQLHPVNLAAPLQIGNVSVRNRVVLAPMSGVTDMPFRQLAWRHGAGLVVTEMVASRELVNNSAESWSRLRAAGFKPHMVQLAGREAHWMAQAAKIAADSGADIIDINMGCPAKKVIGGYSGSALMRDPDHALSLIEATVKAVDVPVTLKMRLGWDDNSINAPEIAKRAEDAGVKLITIHGRTRMQFYEGKANWDAIRAVRNAISVPLIANGDVDTQADAQEILRRSGADVVMIGRGCQGRPWHAGVLAGAPAPSPEKIPDIAVEHYEMMLDFYGEATAIRHARKHLGWYLERFAPLLPVSQKAAIMTSHTRAEVVSRLRDALAAGLEISKSREAA
- a CDS encoding nitrogen regulation protein NR(II), encoding MMDKVQADHTGGVAMAVLNAIQNPVVMVDEAGLIAFANWEAESFFGASASHLARYKISTFIPFGSPLLALIDQVRERRAPVNEYRVDLSSPRLGQDKLVDIYVAPVISEPGSVVVVFQERSMADKIDRQLTHRAAARSVTGLASMLAHEIKNPLSGIRGAAQLLEQSVVDEDRALTRLICDETDRIVSLVDRMEVFSDERPVDRLPVNIHSVLDHVKAVAKAGFARHVRITENYDPSLPAVYANRDQLVQVFLNLVKNAAEAVGDRQDGEIMLTTAYRPGIRLSVAGTREKISLPLEFCVQDNGPGVPSDLLPHLFDPFITTKTNGSGLGLALVAKIIGDHGGIIECDSQNNKTTFRVLMPASKDASADDAAIANPTGTSR
- the ntrC gene encoding nitrogen regulation protein NR(I), yielding MTATILVADDDAAIRTVLNQALSRAGYDVRITSNAATLWRWVSAGEGDLVVTDVVMPDENAFDLLPRIKKARPELPVLVMSAQNTFMTAIKASEKGAYDYLPKPFDLTELIGIIGRALAEPKKKPAKLDEDMQDGMPLVGRSAAMQEIYRVLARLMQTDLTLMITGESGTGKELVARALHDYGKRRNGPFVAINMAAIPRDLIESELFGHEKGAFTGAQTRSTGRFEQAEGGTLFLDEIGDMPMDAQTRLLRVLQQGEYTTVGGRTPIRTDVRIVAATNKDLKQAINQGLFREDLYYRLNVVPLRLPPLRDRAEDIPDLVRHFIQQAEKEGLGTKRFDQEAIELMKAYAWPGNVRELENLIRRLVALYPQDVITREIIEAELRSDVPDSPIDKGPIRAGSMTIAQAVEENMRTYFASFGDNLPPPGLYDRVLTELEYPLILAALTATRGNQIKAADLLGLNRNTLRKKIRELGVSVYRSSRTA